One stretch of Candidatus Methylomirabilota bacterium DNA includes these proteins:
- a CDS encoding glycosyltransferase: MKVVECQSRHPMKPFRVWSLVRQFWRVRDQVELVVVGSCGHKYVPLAWLLSRMTGKPLAFDAFVSVFETRREKSRKGFLSGLGDVYARLVDRISGKLADVVLLDTEEHATYFCEQFRLPKSKVMSVQVGADVGMLAPPPPAFGGLFRVMFAGSFLPLHGTDVIVKAADYLESEPEVVVELFGDGEERSNTERLSHGRQVVFKPPVPYPEYLRLLSQRRVALGVFGTTPKTERVIPCKIYDSLGVGVPVITADTPAVRRILTHKQNALLVPAGDPMALAEAILLLKRDSALRERLAREGRRTYEEVGRPEIVARRMIEALESLNGHFASMKGRSGSSTIR; the protein is encoded by the coding sequence AGGTGGTCGAATGTCAATCACGCCATCCGATGAAACCGTTTCGCGTCTGGTCACTCGTTCGGCAGTTTTGGCGCGTGCGCGACCAGGTGGAGCTCGTCGTGGTTGGCTCCTGCGGTCACAAGTATGTCCCCCTCGCCTGGCTCCTCTCGCGCATGACGGGAAAGCCGCTGGCTTTCGATGCTTTTGTTTCCGTTTTCGAGACGCGGAGGGAAAAATCCCGGAAGGGTTTTCTGAGCGGCCTCGGAGATGTCTATGCGCGGCTGGTGGATCGAATCAGTGGCAAGCTCGCCGATGTCGTGCTGCTGGATACCGAAGAACACGCGACTTACTTCTGCGAGCAATTTCGACTGCCGAAGAGCAAGGTCATGAGTGTTCAAGTGGGTGCGGACGTGGGCATGCTCGCGCCCCCGCCGCCGGCCTTCGGAGGACTATTCCGAGTCATGTTTGCGGGAAGCTTCCTGCCGCTCCACGGCACGGATGTAATCGTGAAGGCGGCTGACTACCTCGAATCCGAGCCGGAGGTGGTCGTCGAATTGTTCGGCGACGGCGAGGAACGCTCGAATACTGAGCGGCTGTCTCACGGCCGGCAGGTGGTTTTCAAGCCGCCAGTGCCCTATCCGGAATATCTGCGCCTCTTAAGCCAGAGGCGCGTCGCGCTCGGCGTTTTTGGGACGACGCCGAAGACGGAACGCGTTATCCCCTGCAAGATCTACGACTCGTTGGGTGTCGGCGTGCCGGTGATCACGGCGGACACGCCCGCTGTCCGAAGGATTCTGACCCACAAACAAAACGCCTTGCTCGTTCCGGCCGGCGATCCGATGGCGCTCGCCGAGGCGATCCTTCTGTTGAAGCGTGATTCGGCACTGCGCGAACGGCTGGCCCGTGAGGGACGACGCACCTACGAAGAGGTTGGAAGACCCGAGATCGTCGCCCGCCGGATGATCGAGGCTCTCGAAAGCCTGAACGGCCACTTCGCGTCGATGAAGGGCCGGTCAGGTTCGAGCACCATCCGATGA